In a single window of the Littorina saxatilis isolate snail1 linkage group LG5, US_GU_Lsax_2.0, whole genome shotgun sequence genome:
- the LOC138967370 gene encoding serine/threonine-protein phosphatase 6 regulatory ankyrin repeat subunit B-like → MAGRSGGGPTSPRMWSNMLKSADDDDDEEGPYGRLLDAVLNNDYNTVQYLVTEEGVQPRCDSRGNTLICLAAVEGRDGILTLLLDHGGDPYQPDLTDYMWLRRPIHLAASHGHVECLKSLLDRGVDVNSRDSDHRTPLHWAATYGQNAAAETLILRGASVNMAQIDGFTPLHAATCLGHTQVCETLISNGADVNRADRDNWTALHTAACYGYGDVVSVILDAGALLHQCNSDTETALHVACSSGYLKIAEKLYERGAQINAVNINGYTPFHLAVYYNKFDVARFLVTVNADINTRNNSGQTPFNLAVNRAEERLVRLIIEAGCHISLEERNRVTVASPELSELIQYVATNPRSLKQLCCLQIRSVLGFTLHDDIPTLPLPKSLKDFIALKHL, encoded by the coding sequence ATGGCAGGGCGCAGTGGCGGTGGTCCTACCAGTCCCCGAATGTGGTCCAACATGCTGAAGTCTGcagacgatgatgacgacgaagaAGGCCCGTACGGAAGACTCCTGGACGCCGTCCTCAACAACGACTACAACACCGTCCAATATCTGGTGACGGAGGAAGGAGTCCAGCCGAGGTGTGACAGTCGCGGCAACACTCTCATCTGCCTGGCTGCAGTGGAGGGCAGGGACGGAATTCTCACCTTGCTCCTTGACCATGGGGGTGACCCGTACCAGCCTGATTTGACCGATTACATGTGGCTGCGTCGACCCATCCACCTGGCAGCGTCGCATGGTCACGTGGAGTGCTTGAAATCTTTGCTGGACAGGGGCGTGGATGTAAACAGCCGTGACAGCGACCACCGGACCCCTCTCCACTGGGCGGCTACCTACGGACAGAACGCTGCAGCAGAGACTCTTATCCTTAGAGGTGCCTCGGTCAACATGGCCCAGATTGATGGCTTCACGCCGCTTCACGCAGCTACCTGCCTCGGCCACACGCAGGTCTGTGAAACGCTGATCAGCAACGGTGCGGATGTGAACAGAGCAGATCGCGATAACTGGACCGCCCTGCACACAGCGGCTTGCTACGGGTACGGTGACGTTGTGAGCGTTATCCTGGACGCTGGGGCTCTTCTCCATCAGTGCAACAGCGACACGGAGACAGCCTTACACGTAGCCTGCAGCAGTGGATATCTGAAAATCGCGGAGAAGCTTTACGAGCGTGGTGCGCAGATCAACGCAGTCAACATCAACGGCTATACCCCCTTTCATCTTGCCGTCTACTATAACAAGTTTGATGTTGCTCGTTTCCTCGTCACAGTCAATGCGGATATTAACACGAGGAACAACTCTGGCCAGACACCCTTCAATCTTGCAGTGAACAGGGCGGAGGAGAGACTTGTGCGCCTGATAATTGAGGCTGGTTGTCACATCTCCCTGGAAGAAAGGAACCGAGTGACGGTGGCATCACCAGAACTCTCTGAACTGATACAGTATGTGGCCACCAACCCACGGTCCTTGAAGCAGCTCTGCTGTTTACAGATCCGCAGCGTCCTTGGCTTTACCTTGCATGATGACATTCCTACGCTTCCTCTTCCGAAGTCATTGAAAGATTTTATTGCTCTCAAACACCTCTGA